CAGCAGGTGGGTCACGTTCGCGCAGGCGATGAGCACCACGGCGACCACGGCGCCCTGCAGCAGCGGCAGCGCCCGGCGGGCGCTCCCGAACACCGCGTCGAGCATCGGCACGAGCCGCACGCCGTACCCCCCGTTCTCCTTCGGCCAGGAGGCCGCGAGGGTCGCGGCGAGCCGGTCCATGCCGGCCCGCGCCGTCTCGAGGCTCACTCCGGGGGCCAGGCGCGCCACGGCGCGATAGACGCGGAAGGCGCGGGCGTTCGGGTCCGCGCGGTCGGAAGGGGGGAGCGCGGCCCAGAGCTCCGCGCCGTCGGGGAAGTCGAACCCCGGAGGGAGGACGCCCACGATCGTCGCGGGGTCCCCTTCCAGCGTGATCGCGCGCCCGACGATCCCGGGATCCGATCCGTAGCGCCGTTGCCAGAGTCCGTGGCCGATCACCACCACCGTCGGGGCGTCCAGGCGGTCGTCCCCTTCCCGGAGGGTTCGGCCGAGAGCGGCGCCGATCCCGAGCGTTTCGAAGAAGTCGGGGGTCACGACGTTGCCGGCGACCTGCGACGGTTCCCCCGAACCGGTCAGGGTGAAATCGAGGTTCACCGACGACATCAGCGCGATGGAGGAGAAGACGTCGTTCTGCTCGCGCCAGTCGGCGAAGTTCGACCAGGAGACCTCGACGAGCCCCTCCGGATCGCGCGCGTTCGATTCCCAGACGGTGACGAGGCGGGCGGCGTCCACGTACGGAAGCGGGCGCAGCAGGATGCCGTCCAGCGCGCCGAACGTCGCCGCAGCCGCCCCGATCGCCGCGGCGAGCGTCGCGACCGCGATCGCCGTCGAGGAGGGTGCCGCGCCGAGGTTCCGGGCGGCGTCGCGGAGGTCCCGGGTCAACGGCCCCTCACTCCCACCGGAGCGCCTGCGCCGGGTCGATGCGGGAGGCGCGCCAGGCCGGGATCCAGCAGGCTCCCGCGCTCAGCGCGGAGACGACGAGCGCGACCATGCCGTAGGTCGCCGGGTCCTCGGGGCGCACGCCGTGGAGCAGGCTCGTGGTCAGGCGCGTCAGCGCGATCGAGCCCGCGAACCCGGCCGCGAGGCCGACCGCGCAGAGGACGAGCCCGCCGCCGAGGATCATGAGTCGCACGTCGAGGGGGCGGGCCCCCAGGGCCACGCGCACGCCGATCTCCCGCGTGCGACGCGCGACGGTGTACGCCGTCACGCCGTAGATCCCGACGGCGGCGAGGGCGACCGCGATCGCGGAGAAGGCGGTCATCAGGCGGGCGATCAGCCGCGTGCGCTCGAGCGAACCGTCCACGATCTCCTCGAGGGTTCGCACGCGCGCCATCGGGAGGGTCGGGTCGATCTCGCGGAGCGCTTCGCGCGACGCCTTCACGAGCGACCGCGGGTCCGAGGACGTCCGCAGCGCCACCGTCGTCTGCGTCGAGGCGAATCCCAGTCGCGCCGCCTGCGACTCGAGGAAGAAAACCTCGGTTCCCGCCGGCCGGTCGAGCCCGCCGTTGCGCACGTCCGGGACGATGCCGACGATCGTGGCCCACGGCGAGCCGTCCTCCGGACGCAGCCGGCCGCCCAGCGCGCTTTGCTCCCCCCAGAACCGCTTCGCGAGCGACCGGTTGACGAGGCAGACGAACGGGGAGTCCGGCCCCTCGTCGGACGCGTCGAAGGGGCGTCCCTCCTCGACCTTGACCTTCAGGACGTCGAGAAGTTCCCGGCCCGACACCTGGTAGTAGTCCACGTTCTCGAAGGGGCCCTCCGGGGGGGCCGTGTACCCGTCGATGTCGGTGTCGTTGGCGAGGAGGGTTCTCACCGGCGGGGGATCGCTCATCGTCGCCGCGGAGGTCACGCCAGGAAGCGAGCGCAGGCGCTCCTCCAGGCGCGACCAGAAGGCGGCTCGGGCGGCGTTGTCGCGGTAGGTCGCTCCCGGCAGCTCGACCTCGAAGGTGAGCACGCCCGCCGCGTCGAACCCCGCGTCGGCGCGCTGCAGCTCGCGGAAGGTGCGGATCATCAGCCCCGCCCCGACGAGCAGCATCACGGTGAGCGCGATCTGGACCGCGACGAGGGCGCGGCGCGTGCGACGGCCCCGAAGCCCGCCCGCCGTGCGGGTTCCGCCCGATTGCAGGTCGCGTCCGAGGTCGAGGTCGCGAAGGGTCGCGAGCGGGGCGACCGAAAAGGCGCCGGCGGTGGCGATCGCCAGGAGCGTGGCGAAGACGAGCACGCGAGCGTCGATGCCGATCTCCGCGGCGCGCGGGAGCGCTTCGGGGAACGCCGCCATCAGTCCCTTCAGCGCGGCCCAGCCGCCGGCCGCGCCGACGGCGGCTCCCGCGAGAGCCAGGACGAGCCCCTCGGCGAAGGCGCGCCGGGCGAGCGTCGCACGGGCGGCCCCGAGCGCGACCCGGATCGCCGTCTCGCGGCGCTTCGCCTCCCCGCGCGCGAGCAGGAGGTTCGCGACGTTGACGCAGGCGATCAGCAGGACGAACCCCACCGCCGCGAACAACGTCCACACGGCGGTGCGGGCTCCCCCGACCGCGTCCTCGTGCGCGGGGACGTAGAGCAGGAGGTGCTTCTCGCCGAACACGTGGTTCTTCTTGATCGCCTCGGCCCACAGCGGGATCTGGCGCCGCTTCTCCGCCTCGGCGGCC
The window above is part of the Candidatus Polarisedimenticolaceae bacterium genome. Proteins encoded here:
- a CDS encoding ABC transporter permease; protein product: MNAAAGLAHDLRLAARSLAKSPGFALLAAGTLALGIGSNAAMFGVVSGMLLQPLPYPEPGELVRIYTEFPALSLRKFWMSPPEFFEVERDLPAFESVAAYTEGGVNVGGDDGPLRARAVQFTEGMLRTLGVTPAAGRGFTKEEDVVNGPRVVMISDALWRRAFGARKDIVGAKVLVQGTANEVVGVLPPDFVFPLGASSAPDVVLPLGLSRTAEALERRGSHYLHVLGRLRDGATLEAAEAEKRRQIPLWAEAIKKNHVFGEKHLLLYVPAHEDAVGGARTAVWTLFAAVGFVLLIACVNVANLLLARGEAKRRETAIRVALGAARATLARRAFAEGLVLALAGAAVGAAGGWAALKGLMAAFPEALPRAAEIGIDARVLVFATLLAIATAGAFSVAPLATLRDLDLGRDLQSGGTRTAGGLRGRRTRRALVAVQIALTVMLLVGAGLMIRTFRELQRADAGFDAAGVLTFEVELPGATYRDNAARAAFWSRLEERLRSLPGVTSAATMSDPPPVRTLLANDTDIDGYTAPPEGPFENVDYYQVSGRELLDVLKVKVEEGRPFDASDEGPDSPFVCLVNRSLAKRFWGEQSALGGRLRPEDGSPWATIVGIVPDVRNGGLDRPAGTEVFFLESQAARLGFASTQTTVALRTSSDPRSLVKASREALREIDPTLPMARVRTLEEIVDGSLERTRLIARLMTAFSAIAVALAAVGIYGVTAYTVARRTREIGVRVALGARPLDVRLMILGGGLVLCAVGLAAGFAGSIALTRLTTSLLHGVRPEDPATYGMVALVVSALSAGACWIPAWRASRIDPAQALRWE